The genomic interval ACGGGAAGCTGGCATCCCGGGTCGCCTTGATCGCGCGGTCGAGCCAGGTGCCCGGGTTGTAACCGGTCGACCAGTCGACGTACGACCCGTCCTGCCCATCGGTCATCCGCATCGGCGCAACCCGGCCGAACCGGATCTGGACCTCCTCGCGCCACCCCTCCGGCACCGGCGTCAGCGGGTCGATCGGGTTGCCCGCGACGATCGCCAGCAAGTGCGTCCAGGCCCGCGGTACGACGTCGATGATCGCGTACCCGCCACCGCCGGTAGCGATCCACTTCCCGTCGGCGACCTCGTGCGCGAGGTCGTGCAGAGCGGCGTACGCCGCCCGCTGACCGTCGATCGTCTTCGTCAGGTGGGCCAAGGGATCCTCGACATGCGAGTCACACCCGTGCTGCGTCACCAGGACGCTCGGCCGGAACGCCTTCACCACGTCCGGGACGACCGCATGGAAGGCCCGCAACCAGCCGGCGTCCCCCGTCCCGGGCGGCAGTGCGACGTTGACCGCCGTACCCTCGGCGCCCGGTCCGCCGGTCTCGCCGGCGCTCCCGGTGCCCGGGAAGAGTGTGGTCGGCGACTCGTGCAGGCTGACCGTGAGGACCCGCGGGTCGTCGTAGAA from Kribbella sp. NBC_00709 carries:
- a CDS encoding acetoin utilization protein AcuC; amino-acid sequence: MSGEAMLVFDDGLTAYDFGRGHPMSPIRVELTIKLARALGVLDELKVVPAPTADDALLETVHTAEYVAAVKHAGEHPEDVDPMHGLGTSDTYCFPRMHEVSAQIVGASVEAARAVWEGDVLHAANIAGGLHHAMPNQASGFCVYNDPAIAIQWLLDHGAERVAYVDVDVHHGDGVQTVFYDDPRVLTVSLHESPTTLFPGTGSAGETGGPGAEGTAVNVALPPGTGDAGWLRAFHAVVPDVVKAFRPSVLVTQHGCDSHVEDPLAHLTKTIDGQRAAYAALHDLAHEVADGKWIATGGGGYAIIDVVPRAWTHLLAIVAGNPIDPLTPVPEGWREEVQIRFGRVAPMRMTDGQDGSYVDWSTGYNPGTWLDRAIKATRDASFPLLGLDPTY